CATTGGTCCACCAGCGCGCAAGGTATTGCCGCCGACAGCTGGGAATTTTTCCAAAATCGTCACTTTTTTGCCAGCTTGCAGAAGTCTTGCGGCTGCGGTCAATCCAGCACCACCAGCTCCGACAACCACTACATCAGTGGTAAGTTCCTTGCTTTCAACTTTGGCAGCAGGGTTATTTTTAGGACGTTTGCGCAGAGCGTCTGGGTTGGCGCCTGCCATTTTGACAGCTTTTGCCACCCCGTCCAGCACGCCGTTAGTGGTGATAGAAGCGCCTGCCACGGCATCAATGTTGAGGGTTTGATTTTCGATGATTTGGATTGGCACACGCTCAAAGACGATGTCGGCAATGCCTTCAGTTTCACCCTTGCTGTCAATGTCGATTTTTTCGATACGATTTTCAGACAGAGTGACGGTCATTGGCAGAGCACCGTTGTGTCCCAGTGCTGTGACTTCATAGTCGCCTGGCTCGTAGTTCATTTCTTCGGGAATAGCCAGCTGAGCTGCGATGCCTGCAAAGCGGATAAATTGGTTGAAGCAAGATTCTAAGAAATTGATGGTGCCCTCAGATTTGAGTTGGTCATTTTCATCAAAGGCTTGGTTGGCTTGACCCAGCAAAAATTCGTAGCCTGGCATGACTAAAGCATTGACACCGGGGGCGTCGAGGATTTGGCGCAGGTGGAGTTGGGCGCGTGACGAGCCTTGAAGGTCCAGAGAAGCGCCGACAATCATGACGGGTTTGTTTTCAAAGGGGTGCAGGTTGAAAGACAGCCATTCCAGCACACTTTTCAGGCTCGAAGGGATGGAGTGGTTGTGTTCTGGCGTGGCCATGATGACTCCATCAGCGGCCAAAATCTTGTCATTGAGGGCTTGAATGAGTGGGTGATTAGATTGGTCATCCGTTTCGTTGAACATGGGAATGCCTGTGATGTCTAGGACTTCGATGTCGGCTTTATCTGCAAAATGGCTTTGCATGAATTTCAATAATTTGCGGTTGTAGGATTTTTTAGCGTTGGTTCCAACGATGGCAACGAATTTCATTTGGCTTGGCCTCCTTGATTTTCTACTTCCCAGCTGAAAGATTTGTTGGCTGCGGTACGATTGGGATATTTTTGGAGCAGTTCATTGACCAAAGGCACGAAGTCGCAAAATTCAGCGAAGCTTTCTTCTAATTCTTTGACTTTGGCAGTATCAAGCAGGTCATTATTTTCATCAAGGACTTGTGCAGAATGTCCCAAGAGAAACTCGGTGCCGGGCATGACGCGGGCTTTAAGCTCAGGTGCATCAAGGATTTGGCGCAGGTGAGCTTGAGCGCGGGAAGTTCCCAGCGAACCCAGAGAGCTGCCTACAATCATGACGGGTTTGTCAATCAGTGGGCGCGTGGTGTAAGACAGCCACTCCAGCGCACTTTTGAGGACGGCAGGAATGCTGTGGTCGTATTCGGGTGTGGCTATGATAATGCCGTCAGCGGCTGCGATTTTGTCAGAAAAGGCTTGGACGGCAGCAGGAATATGGTGGTCTTCTGGCTCGTCAAAGGCAGGCAGGTCTTTGATTTCTTGGACTTCGATGTCGGCTTGAGTTTTGAAGTGTTTTTGCATGAATTGCAAGAGTTTGCGGTTGGTTGAACGGTCTGAGTTGGTCCC
The DNA window shown above is from Lactococcus sp. S-13 and carries:
- a CDS encoding NADPH-dependent FMN reductase codes for the protein MKFLAIVGTNSDRSTNRKLLQFMQKHFKTQADIEVQEIKDLPAFDEPEDHHIPAAVQAFSDKIAAADGIIIATPEYDHSIPAVLKSALEWLSYTTRPLIDKPVMIVGSSLGSLGTSRAQAHLRQILDAPELKARVMPGTEFLLGHSAQVLDENNDLLDTAKVKELEESFAEFCDFVPLVNELLQKYPNRTAANKSFSWEVENQGGQAK